The genomic interval TCTCTTTATTTGGAgtttttttagcaaaagttatgcctcaAATATCGGAAGGTATTTACGGCTGAAAATACGTTAGTAGCTCTTGGGTTTCTAGAAAAATGGGTGACAATTTTGCTCGGAACAACCCACCTATACTATGAATTTTGGATATTCGGAGCTATAGTTTGGTTAGGTTTAGGGAGAAAACCTCCAAGGAGGAGGATTGTGTTTTTTAGATGGCAATTAGAGCCAGGAGTTATCATGGTCGTAGGAATGACATGGACCGTGATGTACTCCTAGATGACCTACAAGACCAAATCCATATCTTAACCCAAGACTTGACCAATGCACTTGCAAGTATTGAGAGGCTAGAAGCTAGTTTAGCTACTAACCCACCTCCAGAAAATTCAAGACAGCCCCTTGAGTTTGACAACGAGCTTGCTTCCCATCATTCTAGGGAGCGAAACCATCCTCCAAGAGAGAGGACACCACCCCAAGAAAAACCTCCCATTCCTCCCCCGCAAAGACCACATGCTCCTAGAAGGTTCCAACGTCATAACCCTTATGTCCTCCATTGGAATAACCAGGATTATGATGAAGAAGAATTCCAACCAAGTAGACCATATCTTTAGGGAAATCATGATCCGGATATGGATGTGATGAAAAGAGTAAAAATTAAAGCCCCTACATATGATGGTCAAATGGATCAAAAACTTTTTGAGGATTGGTTAGCTGAAATGGATTCATACTTTGACTAGCATAAGATGAAAAACCCACATTGGATGACATTTGCAAAGATGAGATTAACCAGGCAAGCAAAGCTTCATTGGGTGAATGTCGAAAGACAAGAAGCTCACCTTGGCCATAGACCTATAGAACATTGGGATTTgatgaaagaaaaattgaaagaaaagtatgtCCCAATTTCTTATAGGGAACTTCTCATGGATCATCTCTATAGCCTTAGGCAAGGTAATATGAGAGTGATTGAATACATAAGCAAGTTTGATGAACTTTCCATTTAGTGTGGTGTGGAAGAAAGCATTAGCCAACAAATTTCTCATTTTAGGATTGGCTTGAAACCCGAGCTGAGGAAGGAGTTGCTTCCACATCATATTGATTTCCTTAAGCATGTCTTTAATTTAGCACATGACTATAAGCAAATGAGTAAAGCTcaaattagaagaaaattttgaaacacCTCCAATGACACTTACCCAAGAAAGGCCACATCATATGAGAACACAAGACCCACCAACACGGGTCAAGTAACTTCTAGGGGTAGCAATCCCACCATCCAACAACCATTGGACAAAGGAAAGGCACCCATAAAGGGACACTTAAAGCAAATTTCTGGGAATGATGTGTGCTACAAGTGTCACAAAAGAGGTCACTTTGCTAAGCAATGCCCAACTAGAAATTTGGAAATTGAAAGAAtggatgaagaggaagattcGAGATAAGAACAACCCTATATCCCTGAGGAAGTAGCAAGTGAGGATGAGTTGTCCATCAAGGAAGATGAAAATTATAATTTGAATGTTATGAGATGCATTATGGTGACTCCTCGAGAACAAGAAGATTGGCGTCCCACTTCTATTTTCCATACATCAAGTGTGGGATTAAAAGCTACAAGATGATCACAATGGTGGAAGCTGCATGAATGTAATTTCAAAATTAGCTTCagaaaaattgaatttgaaagttgAACCTCATCCCCAACCCTACAAATTTGCTTGGGTAAATGCAGCGACCATGCCCGTAAGCCATAGGTGCTTAGTCCCTATTAAGATTGCAGACTATGAAGATGAAATCTGGTTTGATGTCTTTCCTATGGACGTTGCCCATATTTTGTTAGGAAGACCTTGGCTGTACGATCCTGATGTTTCACATAATGGTAGAGCCAACACctatatttttaagtgtagtgGAAAGAAGATTGTCCTGAGTCCTTTAGAGCCCAAGAAAGACAAACaagacaaggaaaaaaaaaacttgaaaagaagagagaaggttgGAACTTCTTTGCATGTTCTAAGTAAAAGACATTTTGAGCAAGAGTGCAAAGAGACACAACTTATTTATGTAGTGGTGACTAAAGATAATGAATCCTCTATTATCGAGCATGAGACACCACTTGAGGTGTCACCCATACTTTCTGAGTCTGAGGATGTTATTTCTAAACCTCCAAATGAATTGCCTCTTATAAGAGATATTCAACATGCCATAGACCTTGTTATAGGGTCATCTTTACCCAATTTGCCTCATTATAGGATAAATCATAAAGAATATGAAGAATTGAAAAGGAAAGTTGATTAGTTGAGAGGAAATGGGTTTATTCAAGAGAGTATGAGCCCATGTGTCTGTCTTGCCCTTCTCACTTCTAAGAAAAATGGAACATGGCGAATGTATGTTGACAGTAGAACCATTAATAAGATAATCATCAAGTATAGGTTTCCCATACCTAGACTTGATGACATACTTGATCTTAAGAGTGGATACCGCAAAATTAGGATAAGGCCTGGAGATGAATGGAAGACCGCTTTCAAAATCAAAAATGGTTTGTATGAGtggttggtgatgccatttggctTTATTAATGCCCCTAGTCCCTTCATGAGAGTGATGACACAAATCTTAAGACCTTTCATTGGGCATTTCcttgttgtctactttgacgacATCTTGATTTATAGCCAAACAAGGAAGGAACATCTAGCTCACTTGAGAAGAGTATTTGAAGTGCTAAGAGAACAAAAATTATATGCAAATCTAAAAAAGTGTACTTTCATGACCTTTAATATTCTTAGGATTTGTTGTAATTGAAAATGAAGTTTTTGTTGACCCTGAAAAGTTCAAGGCTATTCAAAATTGGCCTACTCCTAGAAATATCCATGAAATAAGAAGCTTCCAGGGTTAGCCACATTTTATCAAAGGTTCATTAAGAACTTTAGTACCATTATGGCACCTATCACCAATTGTCCTAAGAAAGGTGAGTTTATATGGCCTAAAGCTATAACCAAAGCTTTCTTGGACATTAAAGACATGATGACAAAGGCATCTATGCTACACCTTCCTGACTTTCAAAAATTGTTTGAAGTAGATTGTGATGCTTCAGGCGTTGGCATATGAGGAGTGCTTAGTCAGTAAGGTCATCCTATTTCCTTCTTTAGTGAAAATTTGAATGATGCCAAGTAGCATTACTCGACCTATGATAAAGAATTCTATGTTGTGGTCCAATATTTAAGGCATTGGAGACATTACTTACTCCCACAGGAGTTTGTACTCTTTTCTGATCACCAGACCCTTAGATACCTAAGCACCCAAAAGAAACCATAGGCATGTAAAATGGGTTGAGTACATTTAGCAATACACTTTTGTGCTCAAACATTGAGCCGGTGTTAAAAACAAAGCAGCTGATGTGTTGAGCCAAGTTGTGGCGACTTTGCAAGCTTTAGAGGTGAAGGTTGTAGGCTTTGAGAGTATTAAGAAAGAATATTCCCAATGTCTTGATTTTTGTGACATTTTTTCTAACCTATTGCAAGGACTTCCTAGATCCCATCCCAATTTTGTGATCCATGGTGGATTCTTATTTAACGAAGATAGGTTGCGCATACCCTCTGCATCTCTATGTcaccaattgatttgggaatcgcATGTAGGTGGTGTTGTAGGTCACTTTGGTAGAGATAAAACCATTGCTATGGTAGAAGATAGGTTTTTTTGGCCTAGTCTAAAAGGGGATGTCGTTGGAGTTGTATCTCATTGTGGTACATATCAAACTGCAAAGGGTAGGAAGCAAAATACTAGACTGTACACTCCTTTACCTGTACCTCATACCCCTTCGTAGGACATTAGCATGGATTTTGTGTTAAGACTCCCTAGGACTGCTAGAAAGAATGATTATGTGTTTATTGTTGTGGATAGATTTCCTAAGATGTCCCATTTTATTCCATGAAACAAGACACATGATATATCAAAAATTGCGTGTTAGGACTCCCTATGACAGCTAAAAAGAATGATTATGTTTTTTTTGTCATGGATTGATTCTCCAATATGTCCCATTTTATTCCACACAACAAAACACATGATGTATAAAAAATTGCTTCTATATTTTTCAGAGAAGTTGTAAGACTGCATGGTCTTCCCAAGATCATTGTTTTTGATTGAGATGTAAAATTTGTAAGTTACTTCTAGAAAACTTTGTCGGCAATGTTAGGTACAAAACTTCAATTTTCTAGTTCTTACCATCCCTAAACTAATGGCCAAACCGAGGTAGTTAATAGGAGCTTAGGTGACCTATTAAGATGCCTTGTGGGTGAGAACTTAGGTTAATGAGATTTGTGTCTTCTGATGGCGAAATTTGCGTTCAATAACTCAGTGAATATAACCACAGGATTTAGTCCTTTTCAAGTTGTCACGGGTTATCAACCTAAGAAGCCTATAGATCTTGTCCCATTACCTTCACATGTTTGAGTGAGTGAAGCACATGCATGACAATGAaaattaagaatgaaaattaacctgaacaatgaacattataaatctagtgctgaCATACATCGCAGGTTACAAGAATTTtcagagggtgatatggttatagtcCGTATTCATCCTGAGCGGATTCCtataggaaaggtaagaaagttgcatgctaaaaagatgggccctttcaaaattttaaataaaattagttctaatgcttacatacttgatatttgttgactttttgagtctgatccctagttttgataatgactaaccatatgttactaatgtgtgtgcttaagtacttgaacaggttaatatTTTAGAACACACACAAGAAAGTGAAGTGGATGCCAGAATATCCTTAAAGAACACATACTCTTGGCATATTCATATATGGCATCTGAAGTTGCAAAAGATTGAAGACCTCTCTCtttattatatttgtatttattcttttgggtctttaatatttaatatggtctataataatgtatatgcatgcatgatatggtttaaatGCTCAAtaccatagattgaccctaggtccttgcacatcaCTTTGATAAATCCCCTCAATCTTACAGATTCTAATTATGCAAACAGGGGAAAACCATACATAAAAACAAGACCCATTTCTTAAGCTTGAAAGGACTTCGAGCAACCAAACCTTATGCAttgaaaacacctcggtcgaccgaatgggtGAAAAGTCAAAATAGTTGACTTGGCCCAGGCGACCAAACTGAAATTGAACAAAACTttcatggttgaccaaaccatgaAAACTGACTTTTCACCTTCCCTGGGCGCCTGAACCTTATGTTCAAATATAACTTGGGAGACCAAAATGAGAAGTTCGATAGACCGAACTATGAactgggcaaccgaacctcgagcgtttggaaaatcaccttggctcagccacccgaacctttcCCCGGGCACCTAAAGTTCAAAAAATAACATTTATAtctgtgtctgtttgggcaaccGAGCCTATGCACCGGatgaccgaaactctcaggttttCATATTTTTAACCACGGTAACTGAGGTTAATTAAGGGCAAATTGGATTAAAAgcttattaaacaattttaataattccctttatGTCTCAATGGTCAATTTTTTGGtagaggctatatatatatacgttcatttgcaaaaattagtaaggGATTAAGACTCtgattaaagaaaatattcactAAAATTCCTTGAGCCTATTTTTCACATTCAACCTTACatactgttagaattggtgtattcccaagagggggggtgaattggaaatttaaacttttctcctaggttaatctatccaacagtaatatatacacaacctagggtctgtctatgcaatttccaaatgcataAATAAATATGATGTGGAGAATAAATCAAGCGCaccattcacaccataacatacatgtgcggtaaatataaagtacagaaatataaacaaggcacacgatatgttatcggggttcgtccaactgtgcctacgtccctgcctctagctcgcaagcccgaggattccactaatagctcacttaagggtggagcgataccgattacaactaggtcaattagcatagggctgacctcaaccttaaccaggtcaattagcggggctgacctcaacctacacgccttaataggatgacgcacctagctttcctaaccgggtctaagccaatccgggactatcccagggctagtctccctcttcaggcccgtgcctggaaatacaacagtatttaaaatacaaccaaatggtacaatgaatatgctttcaagtaaagcaaatgtgtacccagatacacgtaatcacaaacaccacaacatgatttaatatgtaagctcaatgttgtccaatatctcaactctcagatatatatatatatatatatatatatttactatcagtgtaatgagtgtgtgagagtatcaatcaagcaatcttcgtatcacaagatattcagccaataagttcacacaaagatgtcaagtctcaagtatttcaatcagcaggatgtctcaagcatgtaaatatcaaatgatgtatatgcttggtttgctaAAGATGTGTAATCTAtgtattcagaaaataataaatgagtaagtgaatattgcaacaaagatcactatcacaaaaacaaatatcttctcaaagttatatcaaaataaataccacaagatatttgaaaatgttttgaagagattttgcaatccacaaacaaatacgaacttctcaagatattgcaatggatatgcaacactaagaagtttaatacaagtcttcttaggtgagacttattaacaaagtcccctaagaatacttaggtttagctctcaagaaaattatattaagtaactagagcaaggagagcaaacctttatgcacaaccacacttaaacacatttacaaagatattttagaagtaaaatctggtaagaataagtgttggaggctcaaagatgagtattatgggtttttggattttctgagcatttttccctaatcaaatctgctaattCTCTCTTAATTTGCcaaaatgatcacatatatatagacataggacAAGATTTGACTGTTgaggacctattaggaattattaggaaagttgaatgatatttcaaatattttaatcttgtttaaaaaatatttaactgcggtaaaaaatcaaggcaatcggagaggtttggtcgaccagaaccattttggtcgaccagagtttataagatttggtcgaccaagcaagaaatgaactgaagactcggtcgaccgaaagtggacgatttcccatttctccgaggttcggtcgatcgaaccattttgaactaactggtttggtcgactagaccattggggtttctcctgaggaccctcagtcaaccaggtagttggtattcattttttgCTCGATCGACTTGacggtcaatttgttgaccttagggggttttggtcgaccggggggggggggttttgaactatactagttcgattgaccagggccttggtcaactgttgacttagGCTTGTTTCGGTCAactggggcagaatgaactgccttggccgatcgaccgaaactgcacaatgtgtgcatttcggtccaatcttgaaacatgcaaaccctattcaagtgcctaacaatcataggtgcaatggtgtgtcctaaggtcatttttgtccaaaataaagacaccgaaaagaatccggtgtcagtcgaccctaaggtcattctaaggtcacttttagtttatggtttgttttgagcttacgtattaacatgcatgtgatgtgtgtgagcttattacaaactaaatcttatttaatattacaaaccctttgcatatgaattaaatacaatacaattgaTAAATGGGTCTTCAGCCTCTTTGTGCACATCTCGATCTTAAAAATTTTAGATCCTACaaaaaacctcaaacactcattagatacaatgagtatttgtcataatcaaaaccgggtgtgacctataaggtcaacacatactCCACCAATTCTCATTCCTTTGTAAAAACAATTTTtgtgagtattttgagaaaaccTACACTACCACTACAAGCTTACACTCACATGtgtgttgattgattttattatttcaGTGAGAGTAAGCCAAAAGTTTTCCCCCACGATTTAATCTCtaaattcatttgtggggaaaatttcaaaagctagtgagtctttgcattcttgttgcaagactcaaaagttgtcttgtgtttcaaagaaaatatttttgacacaAGTTTGTTTTCAAAACAACTCATATGCttgacttttgaaaatcattttcaagattTTGATTGTGTTTCAAGATCTTTGATATTGCATGTTGTGATTGATATTGTCTTCGATTTAAAGATCCCTGCACTTATGCTTTCACACtttgattgcaatatttgcattatTTTGCGAGCAATAATAttatcttcattgagcttataaatcctattaTATTGAAGTGCATTAGTTATACTAGTATAAATCTTCTTGCCttagaagcattgaaattgtacacgaaattgtgttgattatctgttgtattctaggcgtggcctaaaggggtgata from Malania oleifera isolate guangnan ecotype guangnan chromosome 9, ASM2987363v1, whole genome shotgun sequence carries:
- the LOC131163448 gene encoding uncharacterized protein LOC131163448 gives rise to the protein MPVSHRCLVPIKIADYEDEIWFDVFPMDVAHILLGRPWLYDPDVSHNGRANTYIFKCSGKKIVLSPLEPKKDKQDKEKKNLKRREKVGTSLHVLSKRHFEQECKETQLIYVVVTKDNESSIIEHETPLEVSPILSESEDVISKPPNELPLIRDIQHAIDLVIGSSLPNLPHYRINHKEYEELKRKVD